A stretch of DNA from Drosophila subpulchrella strain 33 F10 #4 breed RU33 unplaced genomic scaffold, RU_Dsub_v1.1 Primary Assembly Seq19, whole genome shotgun sequence:
CGCTCGCCGCGAATGCGACGGGCCAACTGGATGTCTTTGGGCATGATGGTGACACGCTTGGCATGAATGGCGCACAAGTTGGTATCTTCAAAGAGGCCAACCAGATAGGCCTCGCTAGCTTCCTGCAGAGCCTCCACTGCCGAGCTCTGGAATCGCAGGTCAGTTCTTGAAGTCCTGAGCGATTTCACGCACCAGACGCTGGAAAGGCAGCTTGCGGATCAGGAGCTCGGTACTCTTTCTGGTATCGACGGATCTCACGCAGGGCAACAGTTCCAGGGCGATACCGATGGGGCTTCTTCTCACGCCTCCGGTGGCTGGTGCGCTCTTGCGAGCGGC
This window harbors:
- the LOC119559260 gene encoding histone H3.3-like, which encodes NRSESTGGKAPRKQLATKAARKSAPATGGVRRSPIGIALELLPCVRSVDTRKSTELLIRKLPFQRLSSAVEALQEASEAYLVGLFEDTNLCAIHAKRVTIMPKDIQLARRIRGERA